From Pandoraea vervacti, the proteins below share one genomic window:
- the orn gene encoding oligoribonuclease: protein MSSIPSQNPTLADAETTLARAEFNLVWLDMEMTGLQPDSDRIIEVAVVVTDSALTRRIEGPVFAIHQSDAVLDGMDDWNKSTHGRSGLIDRVKASTVDEADAETQLIEFLSQYVPPNKSPMCGNSICQDRRFMARYMPKLEAFFHYRNLDVSTLKELCRRWEPTVYKGFTKRAAHTALADIHESIDELVYYREHFLKTAVPGATA from the coding sequence ATGTCTTCCATTCCATCCCAAAATCCCACGCTCGCCGACGCCGAAACAACGCTTGCGCGGGCCGAGTTCAATTTGGTTTGGCTCGACATGGAGATGACCGGTTTGCAGCCCGACAGCGATCGCATCATCGAGGTGGCGGTCGTCGTTACCGATTCGGCGCTCACGCGACGCATCGAAGGGCCGGTCTTCGCGATTCACCAGTCCGACGCCGTGCTCGACGGGATGGATGACTGGAACAAGTCCACACATGGCCGCTCGGGGCTGATTGACCGGGTGAAGGCGTCGACTGTCGACGAAGCGGACGCAGAGACCCAACTGATCGAATTCCTCAGCCAGTACGTGCCACCGAACAAGTCGCCGATGTGCGGTAATTCGATCTGCCAGGATCGCCGCTTCATGGCGCGTTACATGCCCAAGCTCGAGGCATTCTTCCACTACCGGAATCTGGACGTCAGCACGCTCAAGGAATTGTGCCGCCGCTGGGAGCCGACGGTATACAAGGGCTTTACCAAGCGTGCCGCGCACACGGCACTCGCCGACATCCACGAATCGATCGACGAACTGGTGTACTACCGTGAGCACTTTCTGAAGACCGCTGTGCCGGGGGCTACGGCCTGA
- the yjgA gene encoding ribosome biogenesis factor YjgA, which translates to MTHIQRFNRIAHSELSDEGPSKSQRKRESHALQDLGEELVNLAKDALARVPMPENLERAVRDCRTITAHEGRRRQLQYVGKQMRTLDEREIEAIQRALDVIKGVSKAETAKLHALERWRERLLAKDEALTELLAQHPGADAQQLRTLIRNARREQAAQKPPKAFRELFQVLKDLLGTGAAATETSDEADNDLPEFPTREDD; encoded by the coding sequence ATGACGCACATTCAACGCTTTAACCGTATCGCCCATAGCGAGCTTTCCGACGAAGGCCCAAGCAAATCCCAGCGCAAGCGCGAGTCGCATGCGCTGCAGGATCTGGGCGAAGAACTGGTCAATCTGGCCAAGGACGCGCTCGCCCGCGTGCCAATGCCCGAAAACCTCGAACGCGCCGTTCGTGATTGCCGCACCATCACGGCACATGAAGGCCGGCGCCGTCAGTTGCAATACGTGGGCAAGCAGATGCGCACGCTCGACGAACGGGAAATCGAGGCCATCCAGCGCGCGCTGGACGTCATCAAGGGCGTCTCCAAGGCCGAAACCGCCAAGCTGCATGCGCTGGAGCGGTGGCGTGAACGCCTGCTGGCCAAGGACGAGGCGCTGACCGAACTGCTCGCGCAACATCCCGGCGCCGATGCCCAGCAACTCCGCACGCTCATTCGCAACGCCCGCCGCGAGCAGGCCGCACAGAAGCCGCCCAAGGCGTTCCGCGAATTGTTTCAGGTCCTCAAGGATCTGCTCGGCACCGGCGCTGCCGCAACCGAAACTTCGGACGAGGCCGATAACGATCTTCCGGAATTCCCAACACGCGAGGATGATTGA
- the trmD gene encoding tRNA (guanosine(37)-N1)-methyltransferase TrmD, which translates to MQFDVVTLFPEMFRALTDWGVTSRALKQSRYGLRFWNPRDFTHNNYRTIDDRPYGGGPGMVMLAKPLDDAIAAAKAAQAQAGVPRGRVLLMSPQGKPLTHRRVVALREQEQGLILLCGRYEAIDQRLIDRVVDEEVSVGDFVLSGGELPAMALMDSLIRLLPGALNDEQSAEQDSFVNGLLDCPHYTRPEEYEGVRVPDVLLGGHHAEIEKWRRREALTNTWRKRPDLIESARANGLLSRADEAWLASLQADSAK; encoded by the coding sequence ATGCAGTTTGACGTCGTCACGCTCTTTCCCGAAATGTTTCGGGCACTGACCGACTGGGGCGTCACCAGCAGGGCGCTCAAGCAGTCGCGCTACGGTTTGCGGTTTTGGAATCCGCGTGATTTCACGCATAACAACTACCGCACGATCGACGATCGTCCCTACGGTGGCGGTCCGGGCATGGTGATGCTTGCCAAGCCGCTCGACGATGCGATTGCCGCTGCAAAGGCTGCACAGGCGCAAGCCGGCGTGCCGCGTGGTCGGGTGCTGTTGATGTCGCCGCAAGGCAAGCCGTTGACACACCGTCGGGTTGTAGCGTTGCGCGAGCAGGAGCAGGGTCTGATTTTGCTGTGCGGACGTTACGAAGCCATCGATCAGCGGCTGATTGATCGCGTGGTGGATGAAGAGGTCAGCGTCGGCGATTTTGTGCTCTCTGGCGGTGAACTGCCTGCCATGGCGCTCATGGACTCACTGATCCGCCTGCTGCCGGGGGCGCTGAACGATGAGCAATCGGCGGAGCAAGACAGCTTCGTCAATGGGTTGCTCGACTGTCCGCATTACACGCGGCCGGAAGAATACGAAGGTGTGCGCGTGCCCGACGTGTTGTTGGGTGGGCATCACGCCGAGATCGAAAAGTGGCGGCGCCGTGAGGCGTTGACCAACACTTGGCGCAAGCGGCCCGATTTGATCGAGAGCGCACGCGCCAACGGATTGCTCAGTCGTGCCGATGAGGCATGGCTGGCAAGCCTGCAGGCCGATTCGGCCAAGTAG
- the pmbA gene encoding metalloprotease PmbA — MSQATQHFTHTQDQLKEIVSDVLQYARSLGATDAAAEISEGDGLSVSVRRGKVETIERNRDKLVGVTVFIGQRRGNASTSDFSRKALHDTVDAAYNIARFTAEDDCAGLAESELLEMHPQDLSLFHPWDITADEAVELARRAEKAALDVSPIIRNSEGAAVSAQHSQFLLGTTRGFLSGYPYSRHYLSVSPIAGSGSHMQRDDWYSSKRAASDLASPEAVGRYAAERALARLNARKLSTRKCAVLFEAPLAAGLLGAFVQGVSGGALYRKATFLVDTLGKPVFAEHVGIHEDPHVPRAMGSAPYDEEGVKTRARDVVSDGVVQGYFLSTYSARKLGMQTTGNAGGSHNLRMYSKLTAPSDDFRAMLRKLGTGLLVTELMGQGVNYVTGDYSRGASGFWVENGEIQYPVEEITLAGNLNDMFRQIVAIGADTLVRGTKEVGSILIEQMTVAGH, encoded by the coding sequence ATGTCCCAAGCGACCCAGCATTTCACGCATACCCAGGATCAACTCAAGGAAATCGTCAGCGACGTGCTGCAGTACGCCCGTTCGCTCGGCGCAACCGACGCAGCAGCGGAGATCTCCGAGGGCGATGGCCTGTCGGTCTCGGTGCGGCGCGGCAAGGTTGAGACCATCGAGCGCAATCGCGACAAGCTGGTCGGCGTCACCGTTTTCATCGGCCAGCGCCGTGGAAATGCGAGTACGTCCGACTTTTCCCGCAAGGCGCTGCACGACACGGTAGACGCCGCCTACAACATCGCTCGTTTCACCGCGGAAGACGATTGCGCGGGCCTCGCCGAGTCCGAGTTGCTCGAAATGCATCCGCAGGACCTGTCGCTGTTCCATCCATGGGACATTACGGCCGACGAGGCCGTCGAACTGGCGCGTCGGGCCGAGAAGGCCGCACTCGATGTGAGCCCGATCATTCGCAACTCCGAAGGTGCGGCCGTCTCCGCCCAGCACTCCCAATTCCTGCTTGGCACGACCCGGGGCTTCCTTTCCGGTTATCCGTACTCGCGCCACTACCTGTCGGTGTCGCCGATCGCGGGCTCCGGCAGCCACATGCAGCGCGACGACTGGTATTCATCCAAGCGTGCGGCCAGCGATCTCGCGTCGCCCGAAGCCGTCGGTCGATACGCCGCCGAACGTGCACTGGCGCGTCTCAATGCCCGCAAGCTTTCTACGCGCAAGTGCGCGGTGCTCTTCGAGGCGCCGCTCGCGGCGGGGCTGCTGGGCGCGTTCGTGCAGGGGGTGAGCGGCGGTGCGCTGTATCGCAAAGCGACGTTCCTCGTCGACACGCTGGGTAAGCCCGTCTTCGCCGAGCACGTTGGCATCCACGAGGACCCGCACGTGCCCCGTGCCATGGGCAGCGCGCCTTACGACGAAGAAGGCGTCAAGACGCGCGCGCGCGACGTCGTGAGCGATGGCGTCGTACAGGGCTACTTCCTGTCGACGTATTCGGCGCGCAAGCTCGGGATGCAGACGACCGGCAACGCGGGCGGCTCGCACAACCTTCGCATGTACAGCAAGCTGACCGCGCCGAGCGACGACTTCCGCGCCATGCTTCGCAAGCTTGGGACCGGCCTGCTGGTGACCGAACTGATGGGGCAGGGCGTGAACTATGTGACGGGCGACTATTCGCGCGGCGCCTCCGGCTTCTGGGTCGAAAACGGCGAGATTCAGTACCCCGTCGAAGAAATTACGCTGGCGGGCAATCTGAACGACATGTTCCGGCAGATCGTGGCGATCGGTGCCGACACGCTGGTGCGCGGTACCAAGGAAGTCGGGTCAATCCTGATTGAACAAATGACCGTTGCCGGTCATTGA
- a CDS encoding M48 family metallopeptidase, translated as MFTYLFVIFLLAMVMTKLWLAARQVRHVVAHRASVPERFADTITLTDHQRAADYTVARTRLGMAEIFAQAVLLVAFTLLGGLNLLHIGISSWLGEGYVGQIALIAAVLLISGVVDLPFTYIRQFVIEQRFGFNRMSLGLFIADMIKGTAVGVALGLPLLFVVLWLMDQAGPLWWIYTWVVWVAFNLFVQFIFPHVIAPMFNKFEPLSDASLAQRIEGLMQRCGFAARGLFVMDGSKRSAHGNAYFSGFGRAKRIVFFDTLIERLSPAEIEAVLAHELGHFKRRHITKRLVVAFALSLAFLALLGWLSGKTWFYTELGVMPSMTGSNNALALVLFFLVLPVFGFFASPLSSLTSRKHEFEADAFAASQTQASDLVNALVKLYQDNASTLTPDPLYTAFYYSHPPASQRIDRLLGQA; from the coding sequence ATGTTCACTTATCTCTTCGTGATCTTTCTGTTGGCGATGGTCATGACCAAGCTTTGGCTGGCCGCCCGCCAGGTCCGCCATGTGGTGGCCCATCGAGCGTCCGTGCCCGAGCGCTTTGCCGACACGATCACGCTGACCGATCATCAGCGCGCTGCCGACTACACCGTCGCCCGCACCCGGCTCGGAATGGCAGAGATCTTTGCGCAAGCGGTTCTGCTTGTCGCGTTTACCTTGCTGGGCGGACTGAACCTGCTTCATATCGGCATCTCGTCGTGGCTTGGCGAGGGGTATGTCGGCCAGATCGCCCTCATCGCCGCAGTACTGCTCATTTCCGGCGTCGTTGATCTGCCCTTCACCTATATCCGCCAATTCGTCATCGAACAGCGTTTCGGCTTCAACCGCATGTCGCTCGGGCTCTTCATCGCGGACATGATCAAGGGGACGGCCGTCGGTGTCGCACTTGGCTTGCCGCTGCTGTTCGTCGTGCTCTGGCTGATGGACCAGGCCGGGCCGCTCTGGTGGATCTACACGTGGGTCGTGTGGGTCGCGTTCAACCTTTTCGTCCAGTTCATCTTCCCGCACGTGATCGCGCCGATGTTCAATAAATTCGAGCCGCTCTCGGATGCTTCGCTCGCGCAACGCATCGAGGGGCTGATGCAGCGTTGCGGCTTCGCGGCACGAGGGCTGTTCGTCATGGACGGCTCGAAGCGCTCCGCACATGGCAACGCCTATTTCAGCGGATTCGGCCGAGCCAAGCGCATCGTGTTCTTCGACACGCTGATCGAGCGACTCTCGCCTGCCGAGATCGAGGCCGTTCTGGCGCACGAACTGGGGCACTTCAAGCGTCGCCATATCACCAAGCGTCTGGTCGTCGCGTTCGCCCTGTCACTGGCATTTCTCGCCCTGCTCGGTTGGCTCTCCGGAAAAACATGGTTCTACACGGAACTCGGTGTGATGCCGTCGATGACCGGCAGCAACAACGCGTTGGCGCTGGTGCTTTTCTTCCTGGTCTTGCCGGTGTTCGGGTTCTTCGCCAGCCCGCTGAGCAGCCTTACCTCGCGCAAACATGAATTCGAAGCCGACGCGTTCGCCGCGAGCCAGACGCAGGCGAGCGACCTGGTGAATGCACTCGTCAAGCTCTATCAGGACAACGCGTCGACATTGACGCCCGATCCGCTCTACACAGCGTTTTATTATTCGCACCCGCCCGCGTCCCAGCGCATCGACCGTCTGCTGGGGCAAGCATGA
- the mog gene encoding molybdopterin adenylyltransferase encodes MVARAHPDELRVGLVSISDRASQGTYEDQGIPALQAWLGSALTSPWVTQTRLIPDVAEDITATLIELVDTMQCDLVLTTGGTGPARRDVTPEATLLAGTKEMPGFGEQMRQISLRFVPTAILSRQVAVIRETADHAALIINLPGQPKSIKETLEGLRDAHGKSVVPGIFAAVPYCIDLIGGPYIETNETVCKAFRPKNAIRAPKST; translated from the coding sequence ATGGTTGCCCGCGCACATCCCGACGAACTTCGCGTAGGTCTTGTGTCCATCAGCGATCGCGCGAGTCAGGGCACGTATGAAGACCAGGGCATTCCTGCGCTTCAGGCATGGCTCGGCAGCGCGCTCACGTCGCCGTGGGTGACGCAAACCCGACTGATTCCCGACGTCGCCGAAGACATCACCGCCACCCTGATCGAACTGGTGGACACGATGCAGTGCGACCTGGTGCTGACGACCGGCGGCACCGGCCCTGCGCGGCGCGATGTCACGCCCGAAGCCACGCTGCTTGCCGGCACCAAGGAGATGCCGGGATTTGGCGAACAGATGCGCCAGATCAGCCTTCGCTTCGTACCGACAGCGATCCTCTCGCGACAGGTGGCCGTGATACGCGAGACGGCAGATCATGCGGCGCTCATCATCAATCTGCCCGGACAGCCGAAGTCCATCAAGGAAACGCTCGAAGGGCTGCGCGACGCGCACGGCAAGTCGGTCGTGCCCGGCATTTTTGCGGCGGTGCCTTATTGCATCGACCTGATCGGCGGGCCGTACATCGAGACGAACGAAACGGTCTGCAAGGCCTTCCGCCCCAAGAACGCGATACGCGCCCCGAAATCGACTTGA
- a CDS encoding ABC transporter substrate-binding protein: MKSTMTKLLSALVATGMVAAAHAADLKIGVAEALSGGAAQYGIAIKNGFQLAADEINAAGGINGNKLVLQVEDEQGKKEEAINVFKKLIFQDKVLMVFGPTLSNSAQAADPIAQAGKTVAFGTSNTADGITSIGDYIFRNSVTEADVLPETIKVAAKHTGIKKVAVLYGNDDVFTKSGYDNFKKALEDLKIPVTTTETFAKGDVDFKAQLTKIKASNPDAIVLSALIAEGAPIMVQARQLGINVPFIGGNGMNSVKIFDLAKGSSDGLWVGSPWSIENNTPANTKFIAAYKAKYNVAPDQFAAQSYDAMYIAAGAIKNVKISGNLDADRKALRDALPKVTHDGATGKFAFRQAMGKNGKPAGYDAQQAPIVSVTKGGKYVIEK, translated from the coding sequence ATGAAAAGCACCATGACCAAGTTGCTGAGCGCACTTGTCGCTACGGGGATGGTGGCTGCGGCCCACGCAGCCGATCTGAAGATCGGCGTGGCCGAAGCACTGTCGGGCGGCGCTGCGCAATACGGTATCGCCATCAAGAACGGTTTCCAGCTCGCCGCTGACGAAATCAACGCCGCTGGCGGCATCAATGGCAACAAGCTCGTGCTTCAGGTCGAAGACGAGCAGGGCAAGAAGGAAGAGGCGATCAACGTTTTCAAGAAGCTGATCTTCCAGGACAAGGTGCTCATGGTCTTCGGCCCGACGCTGTCGAACTCGGCACAGGCTGCCGACCCGATCGCGCAAGCCGGCAAGACGGTCGCTTTCGGCACGTCGAACACGGCTGACGGCATCACCTCGATTGGCGATTACATCTTCCGTAACTCGGTGACCGAAGCCGACGTGCTGCCCGAGACCATCAAGGTTGCGGCCAAGCACACCGGCATCAAGAAGGTCGCGGTGCTCTACGGCAACGACGATGTGTTCACCAAGAGCGGCTACGACAACTTCAAGAAGGCGCTCGAAGACTTGAAGATTCCGGTCACGACCACCGAAACGTTTGCCAAGGGTGACGTGGACTTCAAGGCGCAGCTCACGAAGATCAAGGCATCCAACCCGGACGCCATCGTGCTGTCGGCATTGATTGCCGAAGGTGCGCCGATCATGGTGCAGGCGCGTCAACTGGGCATCAACGTCCCGTTCATCGGCGGCAACGGCATGAACTCGGTCAAGATCTTCGATCTGGCCAAAGGCAGCTCGGACGGCCTGTGGGTGGGTAGCCCGTGGTCGATCGAGAACAACACGCCGGCCAACACCAAGTTCATCGCCGCCTACAAGGCCAAGTACAACGTGGCCCCGGACCAGTTCGCCGCGCAATCGTACGACGCGATGTACATCGCGGCGGGCGCGATCAAGAACGTGAAGATCTCGGGCAATCTGGATGCCGACCGCAAGGCCCTGCGCGACGCGCTGCCGAAGGTCACGCACGACGGCGCGACCGGCAAGTTTGCCTTCCGTCAGGCAATGGGCAAGAACGGCAAGCCGGCCGGCTACGATGCACAACAGGCGCCGATCGTCAGCGTGACGAAGGGTGGCAAGTACGTCATCGAGAAGTAA
- a CDS encoding CoA pyrophosphatase: MAPPLILHPEALPIVSTGEGEPSVPAERLTPTALRDRLASPPIWTPESGVVELTSASLFTPRAAAVLVPLVMRPHGTTVLLTKRTQHLSTHAGQVSFPGGSREPDDPTPIATALRESREEIGLDAGAVEVIGSLPDYVTGTGFRVAPVVGLVKPPFDLVADTGEVDEIFEVPLDFLMNPAHHQIRVFNYQVGERRFYAMPYPKPAGGEYFIWGATAGMLRNFYQLLRA; encoded by the coding sequence GTGGCCCCACCTCTCATCCTGCACCCTGAAGCATTACCAATCGTCTCGACGGGCGAGGGTGAGCCTTCGGTGCCGGCAGAGCGGTTGACGCCCACGGCGCTACGTGACCGTCTGGCCAGCCCGCCGATCTGGACGCCGGAGTCCGGCGTCGTCGAATTGACCTCTGCGTCGCTCTTCACGCCACGCGCTGCTGCGGTCCTCGTGCCACTGGTGATGCGTCCGCATGGCACCACTGTGCTGCTCACGAAGCGGACCCAGCATCTGAGTACGCACGCAGGGCAGGTGAGCTTCCCCGGGGGGAGTCGCGAGCCAGATGATCCCACGCCCATTGCGACGGCTTTGCGCGAGTCACGTGAAGAGATTGGACTGGATGCCGGTGCCGTTGAGGTTATCGGGAGTTTGCCCGACTACGTGACCGGCACCGGCTTTCGCGTGGCGCCGGTCGTGGGGTTGGTCAAACCCCCTTTCGATCTGGTGGCCGACACCGGGGAAGTGGACGAGATTTTCGAAGTGCCGCTGGATTTTCTGATGAATCCGGCGCATCACCAGATTCGTGTCTTCAATTATCAGGTCGGTGAGCGCCGCTTCTACGCGATGCCCTACCCGAAGCCGGCGGGCGGCGAGTATTTCATTTGGGGAGCGACGGCCGGCATGCTGCGGAATTTCTATCAACTGCTGCGCGCCTGA
- the rsgA gene encoding ribosome small subunit-dependent GTPase A codes for MKRGAKDKTQAVQTTEQARRHGRVAAAHGRHYVVEASDGETVLCFPRGKKSEIAVGDEVSWARTGDQGVIEEILPRRNLLYRSDQFKSKLFAANIDQLVIMLATEPYFSEDLLGRALVAAEANELRPLIVLNKTDVTSALPTARERLAPYRALGYEVLELSVRADPETAKALLLPRLAHQASLLLGQSGMGKSSLVNLVVPNADAATREISTVLNSGKHTTTFTRIFHLPDGGLLIDSPGFQEFGLHHLKEGALERAFPEFRPLLTGCRFYNCHHLKEPGCAILEAVADGRISQQRHALYAQLVHESEQQIPY; via the coding sequence ATGAAGCGCGGCGCCAAGGATAAAACGCAGGCGGTTCAGACGACCGAACAGGCACGGCGCCACGGACGCGTAGCCGCCGCCCACGGCCGTCATTACGTCGTCGAAGCCAGCGACGGTGAGACCGTGCTGTGCTTCCCGCGCGGCAAGAAGAGCGAAATCGCCGTTGGCGATGAGGTCTCCTGGGCGCGCACGGGGGATCAGGGCGTCATCGAGGAGATTCTGCCGCGGCGTAATCTGCTCTATCGCTCGGACCAGTTCAAGAGCAAACTGTTTGCCGCCAACATCGACCAGTTGGTCATCATGCTGGCGACGGAACCGTACTTTAGCGAGGACTTGCTTGGCCGTGCCCTCGTTGCCGCGGAAGCTAACGAACTGCGGCCGTTGATTGTCCTGAATAAGACGGACGTGACCAGCGCCTTGCCGACCGCCCGCGAACGTCTGGCGCCGTACCGGGCACTCGGATATGAAGTGCTCGAGTTATCGGTACGTGCGGATCCCGAAACAGCAAAAGCACTGCTGTTGCCTCGCCTGGCCCATCAGGCATCCCTGCTGCTTGGCCAGTCCGGAATGGGAAAATCGAGTCTGGTGAACCTCGTCGTGCCCAATGCAGACGCTGCCACGCGCGAAATTTCGACGGTATTGAATTCCGGCAAACATACAACGACCTTCACGCGCATCTTTCACCTCCCGGATGGCGGTCTGCTCATCGACTCCCCCGGTTTTCAGGAGTTTGGCCTGCATCACCTCAAGGAAGGCGCATTGGAGCGCGCGTTTCCCGAGTTTCGCCCACTCCTGACCGGATGCCGTTTCTACAACTGTCATCACCTGAAGGAACCGGGCTGCGCAATCCTGGAAGCCGTCGCCGATGGGCGGATTTCGCAACAGCGCCACGCGCTCTATGCGCAACTCGTCCACGAGTCGGAACAGCAGATCCCGTATTAA
- the rplS gene encoding 50S ribosomal protein L19 — MNLIAKIEQEEIARLTANKTIPEFAPGDTVIVNVNVVEGNRKRVQAYEGVVIAKRNRGLNSGFIVRKISSGEGVERTFQTYSPLIASIEVKRRGDVRRAKLYYLRERSGKSARIKEKLTFKSKPAAAE; from the coding sequence ATGAATCTGATCGCCAAGATCGAGCAAGAAGAAATCGCGCGTCTGACCGCGAACAAGACGATCCCCGAATTCGCCCCGGGCGACACCGTGATCGTCAACGTCAACGTGGTTGAAGGTAACCGCAAGCGCGTTCAGGCTTACGAAGGCGTCGTGATCGCCAAGCGTAACCGTGGCCTGAACTCGGGCTTCATCGTCCGCAAGATTTCGTCGGGTGAAGGCGTTGAGCGTACGTTCCAGACGTACTCGCCGCTGATCGCCAGCATCGAAGTCAAGCGTCGTGGTGATGTTCGTCGCGCGAAGCTGTACTACCTGCGTGAGCGTTCGGGCAAGTCGGCACGTATCAAGGAAAAGCTCACGTTCAAGAGCAAGCCTGCTGCCGCCGAGTAA
- a CDS encoding CobD/CbiB family protein: MTFFSVLLALILEQVRALSTQNPIYNLIRSHATHTSQSFDAGQPRHGVLAWLVVVVPFVLAVGVIYYLLMRVNIFLGFAWNVLIVYLTMGFRQFSHYFTDIHVALNNDNVNEAREILRQWIGIDTVDMPVDEIVRHTLLHAVIASHRHVFGVFFWFLMPVGPAGAVLYRLAEYLSRRWTEAAPDRSPAFGAFARKAFYVIDWVPARLTAIGFAIVGNFEDAIYAWRHYAKQWPNENEGILLAAGSGALGARLTGPLAEVSSVDALNQGDDAVLPVGSECTPRTLQAAVGLVWRAVLLWMLLLLLLTLAVWLG, encoded by the coding sequence ATGACATTCTTCTCGGTACTCCTCGCGCTGATCCTCGAGCAGGTGCGTGCCCTCTCCACGCAAAACCCGATCTACAACCTGATCCGCTCCCACGCGACACACACGTCGCAGTCATTCGACGCGGGGCAGCCGCGTCATGGCGTGCTCGCCTGGCTGGTCGTCGTCGTGCCGTTTGTCCTGGCCGTTGGCGTCATTTACTACCTGCTGATGCGGGTCAACATTTTCCTGGGTTTTGCCTGGAACGTGCTGATCGTCTATCTGACGATGGGTTTTCGCCAGTTCAGTCATTACTTCACCGACATTCACGTTGCGCTCAATAACGACAACGTCAACGAAGCGCGCGAGATCCTGCGTCAATGGATCGGCATCGATACGGTCGATATGCCGGTGGACGAAATCGTGCGCCACACGCTGTTGCACGCGGTCATCGCGTCCCATCGCCATGTCTTCGGGGTGTTCTTCTGGTTCCTGATGCCGGTTGGTCCGGCGGGCGCGGTGTTGTACCGACTCGCGGAGTACCTTTCGCGTCGGTGGACGGAAGCCGCACCCGACCGAAGCCCGGCATTCGGCGCGTTTGCACGCAAGGCCTTCTACGTCATCGACTGGGTGCCTGCACGTCTGACCGCGATTGGCTTCGCGATCGTTGGTAACTTTGAGGACGCTATCTATGCATGGCGTCATTACGCGAAGCAATGGCCAAATGAAAACGAAGGCATTTTGCTCGCCGCCGGGAGCGGCGCCCTGGGCGCGCGACTGACCGGACCGTTGGCTGAAGTGTCCAGCGTTGACGCCCTCAATCAAGGCGACGACGCGGTGCTGCCCGTCGGTAGCGAGTGCACCCCGCGCACCCTGCAGGCAGCGGTCGGTTTAGTGTGGCGCGCGGTGCTGTTGTGGATGCTTCTGTTGCTCTTGCTCACGCTTGCCGTCTGGCTCGGCTAA